The following coding sequences lie in one Campylobacter concisus genomic window:
- a CDS encoding ecotin family protein produces MRKILLFIAACVLPFALFAGENAPKTEENIFELPISKMPPDYFKYEVAFFKEIEIDCNFAFLLGGKLEEKEDARGIYYEFNGGDELAQTMMLCKDRKKKRRVYYELTKILPGVSPIRIITPKGVSAEIRMYERVKKIEAKKKGKNK; encoded by the coding sequence ATGAGAAAAATTTTACTTTTTATCGCAGCTTGCGTGCTTCCATTTGCGCTTTTTGCAGGCGAAAATGCGCCAAAAACCGAGGAAAATATTTTTGAGTTACCTATCTCAAAGATGCCGCCTGATTATTTTAAATACGAAGTCGCGTTTTTTAAAGAGATAGAAATCGACTGCAACTTCGCCTTTTTGCTCGGCGGAAAGCTCGAGGAAAAAGAGGACGCGCGTGGGATTTATTACGAATTTAATGGCGGTGACGAGCTAGCGCAAACGATGATGCTCTGCAAGGACAGAAAGAAAAAGAGGCGGGTTTATTATGAGCTCACTAAAATTTTACCAGGCGTTAGCCCTATTAGAATCATAACTCCAAAAGGCGTAAGTGCGGAAATAAGAATGTACGAACGCGTAAAAAAGATAGAAGCAAAAAAGAAAGGAAAAAATAAATGA
- a CDS encoding UDP-glucose dehydrogenase family protein, producing MKVAVIGTGYVGLVSGACFAKMGNSVICVDVDEKKIEALKNGVVPIYEPGLADIVSECYKNGSLKFSTQITEALEHADVLFIAVGTPMGADGQADLKYVLSVAKSIGENLSKPLIVVDKSTVPVGTGAKVHEVIKAELKKRNVEVKFEVVSNPEFLKEGAAVEDFLKPDRVVIGASSEWGFSVMRELYEPFMKNHDRLICMDVKSAEMTKYAANSMLATKISFINEIANICERVGADVNLVRKGIGSDSRIGYSFIYPGCGYGGSCFPKDVEALIYTARQNGFEPELLNAVESRNKAQKRVLFDKIYNFFGGDLKGKTIALWGLAFKPNTDDMREASSLTLIKLLDEAGAKVVAYDPKSSEEAKKYMPNLDVKYAKNKYDALNNADAMVLVTEWSEFRSPDFMEIKERLKNAVIFDGRNQYNAKILAEHGFKYFQIGVKA from the coding sequence ATGAAAGTAGCTGTGATTGGAACCGGATACGTTGGACTAGTAAGTGGCGCATGCTTTGCCAAAATGGGCAACAGCGTGATCTGCGTCGATGTCGATGAAAAAAAGATCGAGGCACTAAAAAACGGTGTCGTGCCGATATATGAGCCAGGGCTTGCTGATATCGTAAGTGAGTGCTACAAAAATGGCTCGCTTAAATTTAGCACGCAGATAACTGAGGCGCTAGAGCATGCAGATGTGTTATTTATCGCGGTGGGTACGCCTATGGGCGCTGATGGACAGGCGGATTTAAAATATGTCCTCTCGGTGGCAAAATCGATCGGAGAAAATTTAAGCAAACCGCTAATCGTAGTCGATAAATCAACCGTTCCAGTGGGTACTGGAGCTAAGGTGCATGAGGTGATCAAGGCTGAGCTTAAAAAGAGAAATGTAGAGGTTAAATTTGAAGTCGTTTCAAACCCAGAGTTTTTAAAAGAGGGTGCAGCAGTTGAGGACTTTTTGAAGCCAGACCGCGTAGTTATCGGGGCTAGCAGTGAGTGGGGCTTTAGCGTGATGAGAGAGCTTTACGAGCCATTTATGAAAAATCACGACAGGCTCATTTGTATGGATGTAAAGTCAGCCGAGATGACAAAATACGCTGCAAATTCGATGCTGGCAACCAAAATAAGCTTTATAAACGAGATAGCAAATATCTGTGAACGCGTGGGCGCTGATGTAAATTTGGTGCGAAAAGGCATCGGCAGCGACTCAAGGATCGGATATAGCTTCATCTATCCAGGCTGCGGATACGGTGGCAGCTGCTTTCCAAAAGACGTTGAGGCACTCATCTACACAGCTAGACAAAATGGCTTTGAGCCAGAGCTTCTAAACGCAGTCGAGTCAAGAAATAAGGCCCAAAAAAGAGTACTGTTTGATAAAATTTATAACTTCTTTGGTGGCGATCTAAAGGGCAAGACGATCGCTCTTTGGGGGCTTGCATTTAAACCAAACACAGACGATATGCGCGAAGCTAGCTCGCTAACATTGATAAAGCTTTTAGACGAAGCTGGCGCGAAAGTGGTGGCATATGATCCTAAATCAAGCGAAGAAGCTAAAAAATATATGCCAAATTTAGATGTAAAATACGCTAAAAATAAATATGACGCGCTTAATAACGCCGATGCTATGGTGCTTGTAACCGAGTGGAGTGAGTTTAGATCGCCTGATTTTATGGAGATCAAAGAGAGGCTAAAAAATGCCGTTATTTTTGACGGACGTAACCAATATAACGCTAAAATTTTAGCTGAGCATGGATTTAAGTATTTCCAAATCGGAGTAAAGGCATGA
- a CDS encoding glycosyltransferase family 2 protein, whose amino-acid sequence MSEPLISIVTATYKRPELLKKAIKSALAQSYKNLEIVVTDDGDDEIASEICKSFNDARIKFVKNSAHKKSPNGNKNNGFDNATGEFVCLLDDDDELLPEAIVECYEILKSGEYSCVFADAICEKDGVMTEMIAGRSPYNKSGAMSKVDYHCGRINGEYFKLFSREFIDDFRFDESSFGGENELYIRFFEKNVFYLKKPLYIYRIARSDSATLNASKHALNVANAYIKTANMHYDIAIKHEPKFLALQYKNAAYYAKIAGEYGLMLRCIFKSLSIKFSKEAFIFLLLSPLPSGILPALSKLRVKIKQRFGV is encoded by the coding sequence ATGAGCGAGCCATTAATCAGCATCGTAACCGCGACTTATAAGCGTCCAGAGCTTTTAAAAAAGGCCATAAAAAGCGCTCTAGCTCAAAGCTATAAAAATTTAGAAATAGTTGTAACCGATGACGGCGATGACGAGATTGCGAGTGAAATTTGCAAGAGTTTTAACGACGCTAGGATCAAATTTGTAAAAAACAGCGCTCACAAAAAGAGCCCAAATGGCAACAAAAATAACGGCTTTGACAACGCAACAGGCGAGTTTGTCTGCTTGCTTGACGATGACGATGAACTTTTGCCAGAGGCGATTGTTGAGTGCTATGAAATTTTAAAAAGTGGCGAGTATTCGTGCGTTTTTGCAGACGCGATCTGCGAGAAAGATGGCGTGATGACCGAGATGATAGCTGGTAGAAGCCCATATAACAAGAGTGGGGCGATGAGCAAGGTTGATTATCACTGTGGGCGGATAAATGGGGAGTATTTTAAGCTTTTTTCACGTGAATTTATAGATGATTTTAGGTTTGATGAGAGCAGTTTCGGCGGCGAAAATGAGCTTTACATCCGTTTTTTTGAAAAAAATGTATTCTATCTTAAAAAGCCACTTTACATCTACCGCATCGCAAGAAGCGATAGTGCGACGCTAAATGCCAGCAAACACGCTCTAAACGTAGCAAACGCCTACATAAAAACGGCAAATATGCACTACGATATAGCTATCAAACATGAGCCAAAATTTCTAGCCTTGCAGTATAAAAACGCCGCTTACTATGCCAAAATAGCAGGCGAATATGGCCTTATGCTAAGGTGTATCTTTAAAAGCCTTAGTATTAAATTTAGTAAAGAGGCGTTTATATTTTTGCTGCTTAGTCCGCTTCCAAGTGGCATTTTACCAGCACTTTCAAAGCTTAGAGTAAAGATCAAACAAAGGTTTGGCGTATGA
- the galE gene encoding UDP-glucose 4-epimerase GalE: protein MKILVTGGAGYIGSHVVKALLKQGNDEITIIDNLCKGSQKALEALQKIGNFKFINANLEDDLSEIFANGKFDAIIHFAAFIEVFESMSEPLKYYLNNTANVARVLRYAKTYNVNKFIFSSTAAVYGEPDVAEVSETTPTNPINPYGRSKLMSEQIIKDYAASNENFKFAILRYFNVAGADEEGLIGQNYPNATHLIKVAVQTILGKRDSMGIFGDDYATKDGTCVRDYIHVSDLADAHISALEYIGKNGSETFNVGYGRGFSVKEVIEAAKKVSGVNFKVLNAPRRDGDPAILISNASKLRSLTSWKPKRDDLALIIKTALEWEKKI from the coding sequence TTGAAAATTTTAGTAACAGGTGGTGCTGGATACATCGGCAGCCACGTAGTAAAAGCACTTTTAAAGCAAGGCAATGATGAGATAACCATCATCGACAATCTCTGCAAAGGCTCACAAAAAGCACTTGAGGCGCTCCAAAAAATCGGAAATTTTAAATTTATAAACGCAAATCTAGAAGATGATCTAAGTGAAATTTTTGCTAATGGCAAATTTGATGCGATCATCCATTTTGCAGCGTTTATCGAGGTTTTTGAGAGCATGAGCGAGCCACTAAAATACTATCTAAACAACACTGCAAACGTTGCGAGGGTGCTAAGATACGCAAAAACTTACAATGTAAATAAATTTATATTTAGCTCAACTGCTGCAGTTTATGGCGAGCCAGACGTGGCAGAGGTGAGCGAAACAACGCCTACAAACCCGATAAATCCATACGGCAGAAGTAAGCTTATGAGCGAGCAGATCATCAAAGACTATGCTGCTTCAAATGAAAATTTTAAATTTGCAATACTTCGCTACTTCAACGTGGCAGGCGCGGACGAAGAGGGACTTATCGGTCAAAACTATCCAAACGCTACACATCTCATCAAGGTAGCTGTGCAAACTATACTTGGTAAGCGCGATAGCATGGGTATCTTTGGCGATGACTATGCAACAAAAGATGGCACATGTGTAAGAGACTACATTCACGTTAGCGACCTAGCAGACGCTCACATCAGCGCACTAGAGTATATTGGCAAAAATGGTAGCGAAACTTTTAATGTGGGATACGGCAGGGGATTTAGTGTAAAAGAGGTCATCGAGGCCGCAAAAAAAGTAAGTGGAGTAAATTTTAAAGTGCTAAATGCGCCAAGAAGGGACGGCGACCCAGCTATCCTCATTTCAAACGCAAGCAAACTACGCTCGCTAACAAGCTGGAAGCCAAAAAGAGATGATCTAGCTCTCATCATAAAAACCGCCCTTGAGTGGGAAAAGAAAATTTAA
- a CDS encoding STT3 domain-containing protein — MHKVSINCKILLIFLAAYLFGFAVRMLWVLWAKDMPEFYFNGEFMLTTNDAYYYAEGARDMLVGFHQQNDFSPFNHPISTIVFYICKILPFKIESVMFYMSVFLAPLIALPVVLISNELKALKAGAVAAFMSVILPSYLSRTSPGYFDSDMLNVTFALFIIYFLIRLLNTNEQKFIVLPGVFVSLYLWWYQSSYALILSIFFMFLLYTLVFMRDRLQNYQAIFFMFISIVSSNVFTKDPLIANKILVLNLAVIALFFSLFCKYKNLLSARNLAIFLTLMLAVFIYFGGFDFITSKMGIYVFKGNEILSDKFHFINEYNFISEVKSASPLYFIYFMSGNILILLAAIIGYLLLCFKFRPFLLTLPMLGLGLVSFFGGVRFVMYVTPLVALGFGYFLHFFLNLFDLRNSIKNLSLLVFAVAALAINLDFAYSYRPKTVISRDEAVALDGLKKVTKRDDYVFSWWDYGYAIRYFADVMTLNDPGRQGGENNYFVSLALRKDEAFSARLARVTVTYNDISLEQNVRPIDKILKDYNTSNINTFLSQLESENFTLPAAKKEVYYYLVPNMIDIAPNIFRYSYIDITTDKRQKENFYHVSALNGVSEASIDLGDGYTLPTNEQKFIIHNDEKIAVKSFYKVKGAGRDLRIDEKIIDENAKIYVVFLEDYARILLLDENAFNSSFVQLFIFERADERYFEPFVISSGVKIYRLKI; from the coding sequence GTGCACAAAGTAAGCATAAATTGTAAAATTTTACTTATATTTCTAGCCGCTTATCTGTTTGGGTTTGCGGTTAGGATGCTCTGGGTATTGTGGGCAAAGGATATGCCAGAGTTTTACTTTAATGGCGAATTTATGCTTACGACAAATGACGCATACTACTACGCAGAAGGTGCTAGAGATATGCTGGTTGGCTTTCATCAGCAAAATGACTTTAGCCCCTTTAATCACCCAATCTCAACTATAGTTTTTTATATTTGCAAAATTTTACCTTTTAAGATCGAAAGCGTGATGTTTTACATGAGCGTCTTTTTAGCTCCTCTTATCGCACTTCCAGTTGTTTTGATATCAAATGAGCTTAAGGCGCTAAAAGCTGGGGCAGTGGCAGCGTTTATGAGTGTTATCTTGCCAAGCTATCTTTCAAGGACATCGCCTGGATATTTTGATAGCGACATGTTAAATGTCACATTTGCACTTTTTATCATCTATTTTTTGATCAGGCTTTTAAACACAAATGAACAAAAATTTATCGTTTTGCCTGGAGTCTTTGTATCGCTTTATCTTTGGTGGTATCAAAGCTCATATGCACTTATTTTAAGCATTTTCTTTATGTTTTTGCTATATACGCTAGTTTTTATGCGAGATAGATTGCAAAATTATCAAGCGATATTTTTTATGTTTATAAGCATCGTAAGCTCAAATGTTTTTACTAAAGATCCACTAATAGCAAATAAAATTTTGGTTTTAAATTTAGCAGTTATTGCTTTGTTTTTCTCTCTTTTTTGCAAATATAAAAATTTACTCTCAGCTAGAAATTTAGCCATTTTTCTTACTTTAATGCTAGCTGTTTTTATCTATTTTGGTGGTTTTGATTTCATTACTTCAAAGATGGGTATTTATGTTTTTAAAGGCAATGAAATTCTTAGCGATAAATTTCACTTTATAAATGAGTATAATTTCATCAGCGAAGTAAAAAGTGCTAGTCCTTTGTATTTTATATATTTCATGTCAGGAAATATTCTTATATTACTGGCAGCTATTATTGGATACTTGCTACTTTGCTTTAAATTTCGTCCATTTTTACTTACTTTGCCAATGCTTGGACTTGGACTCGTCTCTTTCTTTGGTGGAGTTAGATTTGTTATGTACGTAACACCACTTGTTGCGCTTGGTTTTGGGTATTTTTTGCATTTTTTTTTAAATTTATTTGATCTTAGAAATTCTATTAAAAATTTATCACTTTTGGTTTTTGCCGTAGCCGCTCTTGCTATAAATTTAGATTTTGCTTATTCATATAGGCCAAAGACTGTAATTAGCCGTGATGAAGCAGTAGCGCTTGATGGGCTCAAAAAGGTCACAAAGCGCGATGATTATGTATTTTCATGGTGGGATTACGGGTATGCTATAAGGTATTTTGCTGATGTTATGACTTTAAACGATCCTGGTAGACAAGGTGGCGAAAATAATTATTTTGTTAGCCTTGCTTTGAGAAAAGATGAGGCATTTTCGGCTAGACTTGCAAGAGTGACAGTTACTTATAATGACATCTCACTTGAGCAAAATGTAAGGCCAATAGATAAAATTTTAAAAGACTACAACACAAGCAATATAAATACTTTTTTGAGTCAGCTTGAAAGCGAAAATTTCACTCTGCCAGCTGCAAAAAAAGAGGTTTATTACTATCTTGTGCCAAATATGATTGACATCGCGCCAAATATCTTTAGATATAGCTATATTGATATTACAACTGATAAAAGGCAAAAAGAGAATTTTTATCATGTTAGTGCATTAAATGGCGTTAGCGAAGCTAGTATCGACCTTGGAGATGGTTATACTTTGCCTACAAATGAGCAAAAATTTATCATACATAACGACGAGAAAATAGCCGTAAAATCATTTTATAAGGTAAAAGGTGCTGGAAGAGATTTGCGAATAGATGAAAAAATCATAGATGAAAACGCCAAAATTTATGTGGTTTTTTTGGAAGATTATGCGCGGATATTGTTGCTTGATGAAAATGCTTTTAACTCATCTTTTGTACAGCTTTTTATATTTGAGCGAGCTGATGAGCGATACTTTGAGCCATTTGTCATCTCAAGTGGTGTAAAAATTTATAGGTTAAAAATCTAA
- a CDS encoding DNA ligase: MRIFFAVLVLLNFAFSLDLLRLSEYKDQNVSGWLASEKLDGVRAYWDGENLLSRQGKKLNAPLSFTKNFPKFALDGELYSKELKFEEIQATVMDKLPYEKAWGRLKFHIFDVPEASGGLLDRLEVLAKFLKNKPNQNLIIIKQIKMRDNAQFLKFTESIIAKGGEGAVVREPNAPYERKRSKNALKFKKFKDAECEVIAINKGSGKYVKFAGSLTCKALGGKDDEEKAGEPKSGTIFKIGSGLSDEQRTNPPKIGSIITYKFQNLTSNGKPRFPIFLRVRED, encoded by the coding sequence ATTAGAATATTTTTTGCGGTTTTAGTCCTTTTAAATTTTGCATTTTCTCTTGATTTGCTGCGCCTTAGCGAGTATAAAGATCAAAATGTCAGTGGCTGGCTAGCTAGCGAGAAGCTTGATGGCGTGCGTGCCTACTGGGACGGAGAGAATTTACTCTCAAGACAGGGCAAAAAGCTAAATGCACCGCTAAGTTTTACTAAAAATTTTCCTAAATTTGCGCTCGATGGTGAGCTTTACTCAAAGGAGCTTAAATTTGAAGAAATTCAAGCGACCGTTATGGATAAGTTGCCCTATGAAAAAGCGTGGGGCAGGCTTAAATTTCACATTTTCGACGTGCCTGAGGCAAGTGGTGGCTTGCTTGACCGTCTTGAAGTTTTAGCTAAATTTCTAAAAAATAAGCCAAATCAAAATTTGATCATCATAAAACAGATAAAAATGCGTGATAACGCTCAATTTTTGAAATTTACTGAAAGTATCATCGCAAAAGGCGGCGAGGGAGCAGTGGTGCGTGAGCCAAATGCACCGTACGAGCGAAAAAGAAGTAAAAATGCACTGAAATTTAAAAAATTTAAAGATGCCGAGTGTGAAGTAATCGCTATAAATAAAGGCAGCGGCAAATACGTAAAATTTGCTGGCTCGCTTACCTGTAAAGCGCTTGGTGGCAAAGATGACGAAGAAAAAGCTGGCGAGCCAAAATCTGGCACTATCTTTAAAATAGGCTCAGGACTAAGCGACGAGCAGCGCACAAATCCCCCAAAGATAGGCTCTATCATCACATATAAATTTCAAAATTTAACCTCTAATGGCAAGCCAAGATTTCCAATATTTTTAAGGGTTAGAGAAGATTAA
- a CDS encoding glycosyltransferase family 25 protein, which produces MNEIYLISLAKDTKRRELLQQKFGSYDSFKLIDAVDGRELNAREYYKIISPSFKAYGKVLSPAEVGCSLSHVKAYEAFLASEAKFALIFEDDVIGDDNAIKEAFLAASKMPENSVLICGMQDGLEGRFSAFGKKVDTSLSRPLWQVSKHSFSSIYRAGAYVLTKKSAKNLLEIHKRALCTTDVWDYLLGVNDMQMYFCDLFAHPTDLSDSNIEGERLERGYSANLKAYIKTIKFILFSRLEKLQGYERIFKRS; this is translated from the coding sequence ATGAATGAAATTTACCTGATCTCTTTGGCAAAAGATACCAAAAGGCGCGAGCTTTTGCAGCAGAAATTTGGCTCTTATGATAGCTTTAAGCTAATAGACGCAGTTGATGGCAGGGAGCTAAACGCGAGGGAGTACTATAAGATCATTTCGCCATCATTTAAAGCTTACGGCAAGGTTTTAAGCCCAGCAGAGGTTGGCTGTTCGCTCTCGCACGTAAAAGCTTACGAGGCATTTTTGGCAAGTGAGGCGAAATTTGCCCTCATCTTTGAAGATGACGTGATAGGAGATGATAATGCCATAAAAGAGGCATTTTTGGCAGCTAGTAAGATGCCTGAAAATAGCGTGCTGATATGCGGCATGCAAGATGGGCTAGAGGGCAGGTTTAGCGCCTTCGGCAAAAAGGTGGATACTAGCCTAAGTAGGCCACTTTGGCAGGTCTCAAAGCACTCATTTTCAAGCATTTATAGAGCAGGGGCTTATGTGCTAACTAAAAAAAGTGCTAAAAATTTGCTTGAAATTCATAAGCGTGCGCTTTGCACGACCGATGTTTGGGACTATTTGCTTGGTGTTAATGATATGCAGATGTATTTTTGTGATCTTTTTGCACATCCAACTGATCTTAGTGACTCAAATATCGAGGGCGAGCGCCTTGAGAGAGGATACAGCGCAAATTTAAAGGCATATATAAAAACAATTAAATTTATACTTTTCTCACGGCTTGAAAAGCTTCAAGGCTATGAGAGAATTTTTAAAAGGAGCTAG
- a CDS encoding MATE family efflux transporter, whose product MLINLISSIVVFVVSMGINFFLTPFILKSLGNEAFGFVGLSNAIVSYAAVVSVAINSVSGRFVAHAWHKKDLSLANTYYSSVLVVNILFCAVVVVLSSVFILNLQSFLNVPENLLFDVRMTLVFYFINFCVGLFNGVLTVCAFVTNKLYLLSIRNAISSAILAALIVALFFFFKPFISYIAISALVASLFVFFSTIFMSARITPELKFSLSKFDFSKIKELLSSGIWNSFNALNRILLTGMDLFICNIFVNANATGLLSVAKAAPIILESFVAQLSGIFAPKFVELYSKNLITDLIKEAKFSMKVIAFVMSAPAAFFVVFGLDFYTLWLPFKSADEVKFIYNVSMITLVPIVFISFVFSLFNLDSATNKLRRPAIANTILGVSTIIAQIALLKFSDYGVYGIVIVAAIFYSIRILGFDLINAALNLEVKLTTFYGVYFKNLAVFALCVLAMFACKDFVSLDNWRKFAIFAAIYAGAAYVLGYFLFFNAFERGIVWRKILKKFKRS is encoded by the coding sequence ATGCTAATCAATCTAATAAGCTCAATCGTCGTTTTTGTCGTATCAATGGGCATAAATTTCTTTCTTACGCCATTTATCTTAAAAAGTCTTGGCAACGAGGCTTTTGGCTTTGTGGGCCTTAGCAACGCCATCGTAAGCTACGCAGCGGTTGTAAGTGTAGCCATAAACTCGGTCAGCGGGCGCTTTGTCGCTCATGCATGGCACAAAAAGGATCTAAGCCTTGCGAACACCTACTACTCATCAGTTCTTGTTGTAAATATCTTATTTTGCGCCGTAGTCGTGGTGCTTAGCTCCGTTTTTATACTAAATTTGCAAAGCTTTTTAAACGTCCCTGAAAATTTACTTTTTGACGTGAGAATGACTCTTGTTTTTTACTTTATAAATTTCTGCGTTGGGCTATTTAACGGCGTTTTGACGGTTTGTGCTTTTGTGACAAACAAGCTCTATCTACTCTCCATCAGAAACGCCATCTCAAGCGCGATCCTAGCAGCCCTCATCGTGGCGCTCTTTTTCTTTTTTAAGCCATTTATCTCATACATTGCCATTTCAGCACTAGTTGCTAGCCTTTTTGTCTTTTTTAGCACCATTTTTATGTCAGCTCGCATCACACCGGAGCTAAAATTTAGCCTTAGTAAATTTGACTTTTCTAAGATAAAAGAGCTTTTAAGCTCTGGCATTTGGAACAGCTTTAATGCGCTAAATCGCATACTTTTAACGGGCATGGATCTTTTTATCTGCAACATTTTTGTCAATGCAAACGCCACTGGCCTTCTTTCAGTCGCCAAGGCCGCCCCTATCATACTTGAGAGCTTTGTAGCGCAGCTTAGTGGTATCTTTGCGCCAAAATTTGTCGAGCTTTACTCTAAAAATTTGATCACGGACCTCATAAAAGAGGCTAAATTTTCAATGAAGGTGATCGCCTTTGTGATGAGCGCTCCAGCCGCATTTTTCGTCGTTTTTGGGCTTGATTTTTACACGCTTTGGCTACCTTTTAAGAGCGCAGATGAGGTTAAATTTATCTACAATGTCTCGATGATCACGCTAGTGCCTATCGTATTTATAAGCTTTGTTTTCTCGCTTTTTAACCTTGATAGCGCGACAAACAAGCTTCGCCGCCCAGCCATTGCCAACACCATCCTTGGCGTTAGCACGATCATAGCGCAGATCGCACTACTTAAATTTAGTGACTACGGCGTTTATGGCATCGTCATCGTCGCAGCCATTTTTTATAGCATAAGAATTCTTGGCTTTGACCTCATAAATGCTGCTTTAAATTTAGAGGTGAAACTCACCACATTTTACGGGGTTTATTTTAAAAATTTAGCCGTTTTTGCGCTTTGCGTGCTTGCGATGTTTGCCTGCAAGGACTTTGTGAGCTTAGATAACTGGCGAAAATTTGCTATCTTTGCTGCGATATACGCCGGCGCAGCTTATGTTTTGGGATATTTTTTGTTTTTTAATGCCTTCGAGCGAGGCATAGTCTGGCGTAAAATTTTAAAAAAATTTAAAAGGTCTTAA
- a CDS encoding nucleotide sugar dehydrogenase codes for MKIAVVGLGYVGLPLAAAFSEKYEVVGFDVNAKRIEELKIGYDRTLELSNEQMKKAIDNGMKFSLNLDDIRSCNFFIVTVPTPIDKNKRPDLTPVVKATESVAKVLKKGDIVVYESTVYPGVTEEICVPLLEKSGLKFNKDFFCGYSPERINPGDKEHTVTKIKKITSGSTPEIADKVDEIYRSIITAGTHKASSIKVAEAAKVIENTQRDINIAFINELAMLFEKLHINTIDVLEAAGTKWNFLNFRPGLVGGHCIGVDPYYLTHKAQEVGYNPEMILAGRRINDDMGRYAADQVIKLMIRKGVLINKARVLVLGMTFKENCPDIRNSRVIDVVDELKDFGCKVDVTDPWADSAEVKHEYGFDLVKEYNLNDYDCIVIAVAHNEFKKLNLKGHLVYDIKNIYPEADARL; via the coding sequence ATGAAAATAGCAGTAGTTGGACTAGGATATGTGGGACTTCCACTTGCAGCAGCTTTTAGCGAGAAGTACGAAGTAGTGGGCTTTGATGTAAATGCAAAACGTATAGAGGAGCTTAAAATTGGGTATGACAGAACGCTTGAACTTAGCAACGAGCAGATGAAAAAAGCGATCGATAATGGCATGAAATTTAGCCTAAATTTAGATGATATTAGAAGTTGCAACTTCTTCATCGTGACCGTTCCAACTCCGATAGATAAGAACAAGCGCCCTGATCTAACTCCAGTCGTAAAAGCGACTGAGAGTGTGGCAAAAGTGCTTAAAAAAGGCGACATCGTTGTTTATGAAAGCACCGTTTATCCAGGCGTTACAGAAGAAATTTGCGTGCCACTTCTTGAAAAAAGCGGTTTGAAATTTAACAAAGACTTCTTCTGCGGCTACTCACCAGAGCGCATAAACCCGGGTGATAAAGAGCATACTGTAACAAAGATCAAAAAGATCACAAGTGGCTCAACTCCAGAGATCGCTGATAAGGTCGATGAAATTTATCGCTCGATCATCACAGCTGGCACTCACAAAGCTTCAAGTATCAAAGTAGCCGAGGCTGCAAAGGTCATCGAAAACACTCAGCGTGACATAAACATCGCCTTTATAAACGAGCTTGCGATGCTTTTTGAAAAGCTTCATATCAACACTATTGACGTGCTTGAGGCTGCAGGTACTAAGTGGAATTTCTTAAATTTCCGCCCAGGCCTAGTTGGCGGACACTGCATCGGCGTAGATCCATATTATCTAACTCACAAAGCTCAAGAGGTAGGCTACAACCCTGAAATGATCTTAGCAGGTCGCCGTATCAACGATGATATGGGCAGATACGCAGCCGATCAAGTGATAAAACTAATGATAAGAAAAGGCGTGCTTATCAACAAAGCCCGCGTGCTTGTTCTTGGTATGACATTTAAAGAAAACTGCCCAGATATAAGAAATTCTCGCGTTATAGACGTGGTTGATGAGCTAAAAGACTTTGGCTGCAAGGTCGATGTGACCGATCCTTGGGCCGATAGCGCTGAGGTAAAACACGAGTACGGCTTTGATCTAGTAAAAGAGTATAACCTAAACGACTACGACTGCATCGTGATCGCCGTAGCTCACAATGAGTTTAAAAAGCTAAATTTAAAAGGCCATTTAGTTTATGATATAAAAAATATCTACCCAGAGGCTGACGCTAGGCTGTAA